The following are from one region of the Carassius auratus strain Wakin chromosome 43, ASM336829v1, whole genome shotgun sequence genome:
- the LOC113061446 gene encoding alpha- and gamma-adaptin-binding protein p34-like: protein MADDQADEVPILPCILVTSCDPGFKEEELIRQILGLESLPQASKIEESVSWYPWTINNKYYTANVSLCVVSSPFDMNTEIARSMQAFIVYFDSKTKDSLNIVNSWLSVVEDLAPEVLILVCDHAGDSGVSKQEAQQWCLAHAFELVELNPQDLPDEDDDFPESTGVKRIVQALNANVWSSVEMKDEHNQGFGLMSSLVASHHNNPRPSQETLASHSPSNSTDEGTERQRAENNQNNAVDAAVDPMIDFDIQELANLTSGDADVENFKRLFTKLKEMKDKASSLPHEQRKVHAEKVAKAFWMAIGGDQDEIDGLSSGEES, encoded by the exons ATGGCAGATGATCAAGCAGATGAAGTACCTATCCTGCCTTGTATCCTAGTCACAAGCTGTGATCCCGGCTTTAAAGAAGAGGAGCTCATTAGAC aGATCTTGGGCTTAGAATCACTACCTCAAGCTTCCAAAATAGAAGAAAGTGTTTCTTGGTATCCATGGACAATCAATAACAAGTACTACACAGCAAACGTCAGCTTATGTGTTGTTTCAAGTCCATTTGACATGAATACAGAGATTGCCCGGTCTATGCAAGCGTTCATCGTTTACTTTGACAGCAAAACT AAAGACAGCCTTAACATTGTCAACTCCTGGTTATCAGTAGTGGAGGATCTGGCTCCAGAAGTGCTGATCCTAGTGTGTGACCATGCGGGTGACAgtg GTGTTAGCAAACAGGAGGCCCAGCAGTGGTGTCTGGCCCACGCATTTGAATTAGTAGAGCTCAACCCTCAAGATCTACCTGATGAAGATG ATGACTTCCCAGAGTCCACTGGAGTAAAAAGAATCGTGCAGGCCCTCAATGCCAATGTGTGGTCCAGCGTTGAGATGAAAGATG AACACAATCAGGGATTTGGGCTAATGAGCAGCCTGGTGGCTTCTCATCACAACAACCCACGACCCAGTCAAGAGACACTG GCTTCTCATTCCCCTTCCAACAGTACAGATGAAGGCACTGAGAGGCAGAGAGCAGAGAATAACCAGAATAATGCAGTAGATGCAGCAGTCg ATCCCATGATTGACTTCGACATACAAGAGTTGGCTAATCTAACATCTGGGGATGCAGATGTGGAGAATTTCAAACGACTCTTTACAAAATTGAAAGAGATGAAAG ACAAGGCTTCTTCGTTACCACATGAACAGAGGAAAGTACATGCAGAAAAG GTTGCTAAAGCATTCTGGATGGCTATTGGTGGAGACCAGGATGAGATTGACGGCTTGTCATCGGGGGAGGAGAGTTAG